A region from the Dermacentor andersoni chromosome 11, qqDerAnde1_hic_scaffold, whole genome shotgun sequence genome encodes:
- the LOC126517858 gene encoding transcription factor Jun-like — protein sequence METTFYEDSSGGNSARPTMHQPAQQQQQQQLSRREELSSRKRSMTLDLNSAGRPERSKQARCSGLLTSPDLNMLQLASPELERLIIAHNGLVTTPTPTPTTLFSRTATEEQEQYARGFVDALAQLHQQQQAPQQQPPALQQHTTSGPDMSDSGASTSNDSFILPSSSEHSATGGDVKDEPQTVPRLGATPPLSPIDMRDQERIKLERKRLRNRIAASKCRKRKLERISRLEEKVNALKSENAELGSMVSLLRDQVCRLKQEVMTHVKQGCQIMVSSYAP from the coding sequence ATGGAGACCACTTTCTACGAGGACAGTAGCGGAGGCAACAGCGCGCGCCCTACGATGCATCAGCCagcacagcaacagcagcagcagcagctgtcgaGGCGCGAGGAGTTGAGCTCGCGCAAGCGGAGCATGACCCTGGACTTGAACAGCGCGGGGAGACCCGAGCGCAGCAAGCAGGCCCGTTGCTCGGGCCTGCTCACCTCTCCGGACCTGAACATGCTGCAGCTGGCGTCGCCGGAGCTCGAGCGGCTCATCATCGCTCACAACGGACTGGTGaccacgccgacgccgacaccgaccaCGCTGTTCTCGCGGACCGCCACCGAGGAACAGGAACAGTACGCGCGCGGTTTCGTCGACGCGCTCGCTCAGCTtcaccagcagcagcaagcgCCTCAACAGCAGCCACCTGCGCTCCAGCAGCACACCACGTCGGGCCCCGACATGTCCGACTCGGGCGCCTCGACCTCCAACGACAGTTTCATCCTGCCTTCGTCGTCCGAGCACTCGGCAACGGGCGGCGACGTGAAAGACGAGCCCCAGACGGTGCCTCGGCTGGGCGCCACGCCGCCGCTGTCGCCCATCGACATGCGCGACCAAGAGAGGATTAAGCTGGAACGGAAGAGGTTGAGGAACCGAATCGCGGCATCGAAGTGCCGTAAGCGAAAGCTCGAGCGCATCTCGCGGCTCGAGGAGAAAGTGAACGCGCTCAAGAGCGAGAACGCCGAGCTCGGCTCCATGGTGAGCCTGCTTCGCGACCAGGTGTGCCGGCTCAAGCAGGAGGTGATGACGCACGTCAAGCAGGGCTGTCAGATCATGGTGTCGTCGTACGCGCCCTAG